A stretch of the Haliaeetus albicilla chromosome 17, bHalAlb1.1, whole genome shotgun sequence genome encodes the following:
- the GEMIN6 gene encoding gem-associated protein 6 isoform X1 — protein MRVLDVGNMNDWQRKSPLDWETYVNKMVKVAAIEKHEYEGWVLTVDPVSASIVLATFLENEKVSISIVLGHAVQEVEILKEGDDEMKQRLSCIFAPEESKAYSPEELEKRKNNLKTWLETNHIPVTEQGESGRTLCVAGVLTIDPPYGPEECSSSNEIILSRVQGLIQGYLEKQG, from the exons ATGCGg GTTCTGGACGTAGGCAATATGAATGACTGGCAGAGGAAGAGCCCTCTAGACTGGGAAACGTACGTGAACAAAATGGTGAAAGTTGCTGCAATTGAGAAACATGAGTATGAAGGATGGGTCTTAACAGTCGATCCAGTTTCTGCCAG TATTGTCCTTGCAACATTCCTGGAGAATGAAAAAGTGTCCATATCCATTGTCTTGGGCCATGCTGTCCAGGAGgttgaaatactgaaagaagGGGACGATGAAATGAAGCAACGGCTTTCCTGCATATTTGCACCTGAAGAAAGCAAAGCCTACAGCCCAGAGGAACTtgaaaagaggaagaacaacTTGAAGACTTGGCTAGAAACAAACCACATCCCTGTAACAGAGCAAGGTGAATCGGGAAGAACGCTATGTGTGGCGGGGGTATTAACTATTGACCCACCATACGGCCCAGAAGAGTGCAGCAGCTCCAATGAGATTATTCTTTCTCGGGTTCAAGGCTTGATACAGGGCTATCTTGAAAAACAAGGGTGA
- the GEMIN6 gene encoding gem-associated protein 6 isoform X2, which produces MNDWQRKSPLDWETYVNKMVKVAAIEKHEYEGWVLTVDPVSASIVLATFLENEKVSISIVLGHAVQEVEILKEGDDEMKQRLSCIFAPEESKAYSPEELEKRKNNLKTWLETNHIPVTEQGESGRTLCVAGVLTIDPPYGPEECSSSNEIILSRVQGLIQGYLEKQG; this is translated from the exons ATGAATGACTGGCAGAGGAAGAGCCCTCTAGACTGGGAAACGTACGTGAACAAAATGGTGAAAGTTGCTGCAATTGAGAAACATGAGTATGAAGGATGGGTCTTAACAGTCGATCCAGTTTCTGCCAG TATTGTCCTTGCAACATTCCTGGAGAATGAAAAAGTGTCCATATCCATTGTCTTGGGCCATGCTGTCCAGGAGgttgaaatactgaaagaagGGGACGATGAAATGAAGCAACGGCTTTCCTGCATATTTGCACCTGAAGAAAGCAAAGCCTACAGCCCAGAGGAACTtgaaaagaggaagaacaacTTGAAGACTTGGCTAGAAACAAACCACATCCCTGTAACAGAGCAAGGTGAATCGGGAAGAACGCTATGTGTGGCGGGGGTATTAACTATTGACCCACCATACGGCCCAGAAGAGTGCAGCAGCTCCAATGAGATTATTCTTTCTCGGGTTCAAGGCTTGATACAGGGCTATCTTGAAAAACAAGGGTGA
- the LOC104318912 gene encoding serine/arginine-rich splicing factor 7-like isoform X1, with protein sequence MSRYGRYETKVYVGNLGTGAGKGELERAFSYYGPLRTVWIARNPPGFAFVEFEDPRDAEDAVLGLDGKIICGSRVRVEVSTGMPRRSRYDRPPARRPFDPNDRCYECGEKGHYAYDCHRYSRRRRSRSRSRSRSRSRGRRYSRSRSRSRGRRSRSASYRRSRSISPRRYRSFSPRRSRSGSLRRSRSRSRSRSRSRSVVWPRSRSGSHGRSKSGLPAKSRSKSRSPSPKRSHSPSGSP encoded by the exons ATGTCGCGCTACGGGCGTTACG AGACCAAGGTGTACGTGGGGAACCTGGGCACGGGCGCGGGCAAAGGCGAGCTGGAGAGAGCCTTCAGCTACTACGGGCCCCTGAGAACCGTGTGGATCGCCAGGAACCCGCCGGGGTTTGCCTTCGTGGAGTTCGAAGACCCGAGGGATGCTGAAGACGCTGTGCTCGGCCTCGATGGGAA GATAATATGTGGCTCCAGGGTTAGAGTGGAAGTGTCAACGGGGATGCCTCGTCGCTCCCGTTACGACAGGCCTCCTGCGCGGCGCCCCTTTGACCCTAATGACAGATGCTACGAGTGTGGTGAGAAAGGCCACTATGCTTATGATTGTCACCGCTATAGTCGCCGAAGGAGGAGCAG GTCCCGGTCTAGATCCCGTTCAAGGTCCCGAGGAAGAAGGTATTCTCGGTCACGCAGTCGGAGTCGTGGTAGGAG ATCAAGGTCAGCTTCCTACCGCAGGTCCAGATCAATCTCTCCTCGTAGGTATAGATCATTTTCACCCCGCAGATCTCGATCTGGTTCTTTAAGGAGATCAAG atCTAGGTCCAGATCACGCTCAAGGTCCCGGTCTGTTGTATGGCCTCGAAGCAG GTCTGGGTCCCATGGTAGATCTAAATCTGGCTTACCTGCTAAAAG tCGCTCAAAGTCCAGATCACCATCTCCAAAGAGAAG tcACTCACCATCAGGAAGCCCTTGA
- the LOC104318912 gene encoding serine/arginine-rich splicing factor 7-like isoform X2 has translation MSRYGRYETKVYVGNLGTGAGKGELERAFSYYGPLRTVWIARNPPGFAFVEFEDPRDAEDAVLGLDGKIICGSRVRVEVSTGMPRRSRYDRPPARRPFDPNDRCYECGEKGHYAYDCHRYSRRRRSRSRSRSRSRSRGRRYSRSRSRSRGRRSRSASYRRSRSISPRRYRSFSPRRSRSGSLRRSRSRSRSRSRSRSVVWPRSSRSKSRSPSPKRSHSPSGSP, from the exons ATGTCGCGCTACGGGCGTTACG AGACCAAGGTGTACGTGGGGAACCTGGGCACGGGCGCGGGCAAAGGCGAGCTGGAGAGAGCCTTCAGCTACTACGGGCCCCTGAGAACCGTGTGGATCGCCAGGAACCCGCCGGGGTTTGCCTTCGTGGAGTTCGAAGACCCGAGGGATGCTGAAGACGCTGTGCTCGGCCTCGATGGGAA GATAATATGTGGCTCCAGGGTTAGAGTGGAAGTGTCAACGGGGATGCCTCGTCGCTCCCGTTACGACAGGCCTCCTGCGCGGCGCCCCTTTGACCCTAATGACAGATGCTACGAGTGTGGTGAGAAAGGCCACTATGCTTATGATTGTCACCGCTATAGTCGCCGAAGGAGGAGCAG GTCCCGGTCTAGATCCCGTTCAAGGTCCCGAGGAAGAAGGTATTCTCGGTCACGCAGTCGGAGTCGTGGTAGGAG ATCAAGGTCAGCTTCCTACCGCAGGTCCAGATCAATCTCTCCTCGTAGGTATAGATCATTTTCACCCCGCAGATCTCGATCTGGTTCTTTAAGGAGATCAAG atCTAGGTCCAGATCACGCTCAAGGTCCCGGTCTGTTGTATGGCCTCGAAGCAG tCGCTCAAAGTCCAGATCACCATCTCCAAAGAGAAG tcACTCACCATCAGGAAGCCCTTGA